In Nicotiana tabacum cultivar K326 chromosome 17, ASM71507v2, whole genome shotgun sequence, one DNA window encodes the following:
- the LOC107797933 gene encoding DNA damage-binding protein 1 — MSIWNYVVTAHKPTNATHSCVGNFTAPHELNLIIAKCTRIEIHLLTPQGLQPMLDVPIYGRIATLELFRPHGETQDLLFIATERYKFCVLQWDAEASEVITRAMGDVSDRIGRPTDNGQIGIIDPDCRLIGLHLYDGLFKVIPFDNKGQLKEAFNIRLEELQVLDIKFLYGCPKPTIVVLYQDNKDARHVKTYEVSLKDKDFIEGPWAQNNLDNGASLLIPVPPPLCGVLIIGEETIVYCSASAFKAIPIRPSITRAYGRVDADGSRYLLGDHNGLLHLLVITHEKEKVTGLKIELLGETSIASTISYLDNAFVFIGSSYGDSQLVKLNLQPDPKGSYVEVLERYVNLGPIVDFCVVDLERQGQGQVVTCSGAYKDGSLRIVRNGIGINEQASVELQGIKGMWSLRSATDDPYDTFLVVSFISETRVLAMNLEDELEETEIEGFNSQVQTLFCHDAVYNQLVQVTSNSVRLVSSISRDLKNEWFAPAGYSVNVATANATQVLLATGGGHLVYLEIGDGVLNEVKYAKLDYDISCLDINPIGENPNYSQIAAVGMWTDISVRIYSLPDLNLITKEQLGGEIIPRSVLMCSFEGISYLLCALGDGHLLNYVLSMSTGELTDRKKVSLGTQPITLRTFSSKDATHVFAASDRPTVIYSSNKKLLYSNVNLKEVSHMCPFNVAAFPDSLAIAKEGELTIGTIDEIQKLHIRSIPLGEHARRISHQEQTRTFALCSVKYTQSNADDPEVHFVRLLDDQTFEFISTYPLDQFEYGCSILSCSFSDDSNVYYCVGTAYVMPEENEPTKGRILVFIVEDGKLQLIAEKETKGAVYSLNAFNGKLLAAINQKIQLYKWASREDGGSRELQTECGHHGHILALYVQTRGDFIVVGDLMKSISLLIFKHEEGAIEERARDYNANWMSAVEILDDDIYLGSENNFNLFTVRKNSEGATDEERSRLEVVGEYHLGEFVNRFRHGSLVMRLPDSDVGQIPTVIFGTVNGVIGVIASLPHDQYLFLEKLQTNLRKVIKGVGGLSHEQWRSFYNEKKTVEAKNFLDGDLIESFLDLSRIRMEDISKAMAVPVEELMKRVEELTRLH; from the exons CCTATGTTAGATGTGCCAATATATGGGAGAATCGCGACACTCGAGCTTTTCCGTCCCCAC GGTGAAACACAAGATCTTCTCTTCATTGCGACAGAGCGATATAAATTCTGTGTCCTTCAATGGGATGCTGAGGCATCTGAAGTTATCACAAG AGCAATGGGAGATGTCTCAGATCGAATAGGCCGTCCCACAGATAACGGTCAG ATTGGTATAATCGACCCAGACTGCAGATTGATCGGGTTGCATCTTTATGATGGACTATTTAAG GTTATTCCATTTGATAACAAAGGCCAACTGAAGGAAGCCTTTAACATCAG GCTTGAGGAGCTTCAAGTTTTGGATATTAAATTCTTGTATGGTTGCCCAAAGCCTACAATTGTTGTTCTATATCAG GATAACAAGGACGCACGACATGTCAAAACATATGAGGTGTCGTTGAAGGATAAAGATTTTATTGAAGGGCCATGGGCTCAAAATAATCTCGATAATGGAGCTTCTTTGCTAATACCAGTACCTCCGCCACTGTGTGGTGTACTGATTATTGGAGAAGAAACCATAGTTTACTGTAGCGCTTCAGCTTTTAAGGCTATCCCAATTAGACCT TCTATCACAAGAGCATATGGGCGGGTTGATGCTGATGGTTCTCGATATTTGCTTGGGGATCATAATGGGCTTCTTCACCTACTTGTAATCACTCATGAAAAGGAAAA AGTTACCGGACTCAAAATTGAGCTACTGGGAGAAACTTCTATTGCATCAACCATATCATACCTAGACAATGCTTTTGTCTTCATTGGGTCAAGCTATGGAGATTCACAG CTCGTAAAGCTCAATCTCCAGCCCGACCCCAAAGGTTCTTATGTGGAAGTTCTAGAGAGATATGTCAATTTGGGGCCAATTGTGGACTTCTGTGTTGTTGACCTGGAGAGGCAAGGTCAAGGTCAGGTCGTGACTTGCTCTGGAGCCTATAAGGATGGCTCACTTCGTATTGTTCGAAATGGAATTGGAATAAATGAACAG GCATCTGTGGAACTACAAGGGATCAAAGGAATGTGGTCTCTTAGATCAGCTACTGATGATCCGTATGACACATTCTTGGTTGTTAGCTTCATTAGCGAGACACGTGTTTTAGCTATGAACCTTGAGGATGAGCTGGAAGAAACTGAGATAGAAGGCTTCAATTCTCAAGTCCAGACCTTGTTTTGTCACGATGCTGTATACAACCAGCTTGTACAG GTTACTTCTAACTCTGTAAGATTGGTCAGCTCTATCTCTAGAGATCTGAAAAACGAATGGTTTGCTCCAGCTGGCTACTCAGTCAATGTTGCAACTGCTAATGCCACTCAG GTACTGTTGGCAACTGGGGGTGGCCATCTGGTCTACCTAGAAATTGGTGATGGGGTGCTGAATGAAGTAAAATATGCCAAGTTGGATTATGATATCTCATGCCTGGACATAAATCCAATTGGTGAGAATCCAAACTATAGTCAAATTGCAGCAGTTGGAATGTGGACAGACATAAGTGTCAGGATATATTCACTTCCCGACTTGAATCTCATTACAAAGGAACAGCTAGGAGGGGAGATAATTCCTCGTTCTGTTCTTATGTGTTCCTTCGAAGGG ATATCTTATCTACTATGTGCTTTGGGAGATGGTCATCTCTTGAATTATGTATTGAGCATGAGTACTGGTGAGCTGACAGACAGGAAAAAAGTGTCTCTTGGAACCCAGCCCATAACACTTCGTACATTCTCATCTAAAGATGCTACACACGTCTTTGCTGCCTCTGATAGGCCCACAGTTATTTACAGCAGTAACAAGAAGCTGCTTTATAGCAATGTAAATCTTAAAGAAGTTAGTCATATGTGCCCATTCAATGTTGCAGCTTTTCCAGACAG CCTCGCAATTGCAAAAGAAGGAGAGTTAACAATTGGCACTATTGATGAAATTCAAAAGCTTCACATCCGTTCAATACCCCTCGGGGAGCATGCACGGCGGATCAGCCATCAAGAGCAGACCAGGACATTTGCTCTATGCAGCGTCAAGTATACTCAGTCGAATGCAGATGATCCTGAAGTGCATTTTGTCCGCCTGTTAGATGATCAGACATTTGAGTTCATATCAACTTACCCCCTTGACCAATTTGAATATGGTTGTTCCATACTTAGCTGCTCCTTTTCTGATGACAGTAATGTGTATTATTGCGTTGGGACTGCTTATGTGATGCCAGAGGAAAATGAACCTACCAAG GGCCGAATTTTAGTTTTTATTGTTGAAGATGGAAAGCTCCAACTAATTGCAGAGAAGGAAACTAAGGGAGCTGTCTACTCTCTAAATGCCTTCAATGGGAAACTGCTTGCTGCAATCAATCAGAAGATTCAATTGTACAAGTGGGCCTCGCGTGAAGATGGTGGCAGCCGAGAATTGCAGACAGAATGTGGACACCATGGTCATATATTGGCTCTTTATGTTCAAACACGTGGGGATTTTATTGTCGTCGGTGATTTGATGAAGTCCATTTCTCTACTGATTTTCAAG CACGAGGAGGGTGCTATAGAGGAGCGAGCCCGGGACTACAATGCAAATTGGATGTCAGCTGTCGAGATTCTCGACGATGACATTTATCTTGGTTCGGAGAACAACTTTAACCTTTTCACTGTCAGGAAAAATAGTGAGGGTGCTACAGATGAAGAGCGCAGCCGTCTTGAAGTGGTTGGTGAATACCACCTTGGTGAATTTGTTAATAGGTTCAGACACGGTTCACTTGTCATGCGATTGCCAGATTCAGATGTTGGCCAGATACCTACCGTCATATTTGGCACAGTGAATGGTGTTATTGGGGTCATTGCCTCGCTTCCTCATGATCagtatttatttttggaaaagCTGCAGACAAACTTGAGGAAAGTGATAAAGGGTGTAGGCGGACTGAGCCATGAGCAGTGGAGGTCGTTTTACAATGAGAAGAAAACTGTAGAAGCTAAAAACTTTCTTGACGGAGATTTGATTGAATCATTCCTAGATCTTAGCAGGATCCGGATGGAAGATATTTCTAAAGCAATGGCAGTTCCTGTTGAGGAACTAATGAAGAGAGTGGAAGAGTTGACAAGGTTGCATTAG